Proteins from one Penaeus vannamei isolate JL-2024 chromosome 8, ASM4276789v1, whole genome shotgun sequence genomic window:
- the LOC113819979 gene encoding fibroin heavy chain isoform X6 → MNTRRPSTMDTIRLLVVGVCLVTWAAPVQARAQGYRYSSPEDDRSLGSDEDYDDPSYAFRYDVEDTYSGNFFGHYETREGDDTDGGYYVLLPDGRRQKVIYEVEGDSGFLSQVTYEGDAGTYFSTFNHGHRGVGGGRGVGGGAGSFGGRITSGGGAGGGRGVGGGGFGVSGFASGRGVGGGAGFTSSGGVQVGGGGEGEGEEGEEQEGGEGGEGAGRAEAVVSQTGPAVGSGASVAVHHVGDGVGAGGAGFATGGVGAGGAGFATGGGLGAGGAGFATGGGVGAGGASFAAHTAGGVGAGGAGFATGGVGTSGAGFATGGGLGAGGAGFATGGGVGTSGAGFATGGGVGAGGAGFATGGVGTSGAGFATGGGLGAGGAGFATGGGVGTSGAGFATGGGVGAGGAGFAAQTAVGGAGFATGGGVGTSGAGFATGGVGAGGAGFATGGAGGAGFATGGGVGTGGAGFATGGAGGAGFAAHTAGGVGAGGPGFAAQTAVGGAGFAAGGGAGGGVGVHQIGGGAGGTSVTVHHTGPGGASLIGQQAGGVGAVVHQTGGGLGAGVTVHQTGGGAGFGVQTGGAAGLGGTRVTVHQSGGGAGFGVQTGGGVGGAGVTVHHTGAGAGFGTQTGGGAFASQQTGGLATSGVHQTGGTSLSFGSGSPGGISVHHSGSPTSAGVTPGPVASALVSGPTFGAGNQVSVGQAGVGGVATGFTGTQGTAAFGGSAQGGFGGLGGVQGGIGFGAGQGAGVGATQGVGFGGQGAGVGGFAGSAQGGIGFGGGREAGFGATQVSIGGSHGAGFGGGTAAPGFAGAQGGVGFESGQGAIGFGSTQSGVGFGTTQISVGGAQGSGFGTTSAQALTSGFGGGVSVTPSSVTPTASPFVSTPSPVSHSVTPPGVTPASPFLSSTGFSVTPSSVSPTASPLVSVSVTPHSVTPAPFTPGPGGVSVTPHSVTPAPFTPGPGGVSVTPHSVTPAPFTPGPGGVSVTPHSVTPAPFTPGPGGVSVTPHSVTPAPFTPGSGGGFSVTPSITPIIPTESPFVSSTHFSVTTPSPPVTGGGFSVTSPSVTPTGSPFVSSTSFSVTPSSITPTASPLVSGGDVGGVSQVSFHSGAASGGFDIPGFSAGIASQGSVPFSNRVDDVAIQAGGIGSGQAGAGFGGQSIGFVGQTTGFGGQEVGFGGPPAGLGGPPAGFGGPPAGFGGPPAGFGGPPAGFGGPPAGFGGPPAEFGGPPAGFGGPPAGFGGQGFAGGEVGAGFGGQAGAGFGGQEIGFGDQAGFGGGQSFTSGPIASPLVSDPSFGAGQAGPGFDVGPGPGFGAQDAGFGGGQSFTSGPIASPLVSDPSFGAGQAGPGFDVGPGPGFGAQDVGFGGGQSFTSGPIASPLVSDPSFGAGQAGPGFDVGPGPGFGAQDAGFGGGQSFTSGPIASPLVSDPSFGAGQAGPGFDVGPGPGFGGGQGGFVDNQISFGGDPGFIGGQPDLGAGVSFGPVTPEPIFEGGQAGPGFGAGAGFGDTQARFRTDLGFEVGPGFGGGPGLVAGHAGPGFGGGPAEVNFDGTLNIDIGGGPGGAGFAGGQAGFASNQIGIGGGPGFPVGPTASPLIADPSFAASGGQGAAAAFGHSAGGLGAPFDGQFAGPGGGFGFGPGPVANALISAPILSSEQVASQGFIGNQLGSAGVAARSNLAGPTVEFQIGQPLAAATVRGAPATSQAGVLSSLVNANQPALHLIPAQSIIPIGQVAQA, encoded by the exons GATGACCGGTCGTTAGGCAGCGACGAAGACTATGACGACCCGAGTTATGCCTTCAG GTACGACGTCGAGGACACCTACTCCGGCAACTTCTTCGGGCACTACGAGACACGCGAAGGAGACGACACCGACGGCggctactacgtcctccttcccgacggtcgcaGACAGAAAGTCATTTACGAAGTCGAGGGGGACTCCGGGTTCCTCTCGCAGGTGACTTACGAAGGGGATGCCGGAACCTACTTCAGCACCTTCAACCACGGGCATAGAGGagtcggaggagggagaggagttggaggaggagcgGGTTCCTTTGGAGGCAGGATTACttctggaggaggagcaggaggaggaagaggagttggaggaggagggttcgGAGTCTCTGGTTTTGCGtcgggaagaggagtaggaggaggtgctGGTTTTACTTCCTCAGGAGGGGTTCaagtaggaggtggtggtgagggtgaaggtgaagaaggagaggaacaagagggtggagaaggtggagagggagccgGAAGAGCAGAAGCTGTCGTTAGCCAAACAGGACCTGCAGTTGGAAGTGGGGCGAGTGTCGCTGTCCATCATGTTGGAGATGGAGTTGGCGCAG GTGGAGCCGGATTTGCTACTGGTGGAGTAGGTGCAGGTGGAGCCGGATTTGCTACTGGAGGTGGATTAGGTGCAGGTGGAGCCGGATTTGCCACTGGAGGAGGAGTTGGCGCAGGTGGAGCTAGCTTTGCTGCTCACACCGCTGGTGGAGTAGGTGCAGGTGGAGCTGGATTTGCTACTGGAGGAGTAGGCACAAGTGGAGCTGGATTTGCCACTGGAGGTGGATTAG GTGCAGGTGGAGCTGGATTTGCCACTGGAGGTGGAGTAGGCACAAGTGGAGCCGGATTTGCCACTGGAGGTGGAGTTGGCGCAGGTGGAGCTGGATTTGCTACTGGAGGAGTAGGCACAAGTGGAGCTGGATTTGCCACTGGAGGTGGATTAG GTGCAGGTGGAGCTGGATTTGCCACTGGAGGTGGAGTAGGCACAAGTGGAGCCGGATTTGCCACTGGAGGTGGAGTTGGCGCAGGTGGAGCTGGATTTGCTGCTCAAACTGCTGTTGGTGGTGCCGGATTTGCCACTGGAGGTGGAGTGGGCACAAGTGGAGCCGGATTTGCTACTGGAGGAGTTGGCGCAGGTGGAGCCGGATTTGCCactggaggtgcaggtggagccGGATTTGCCACTGGAGGTGGAGTGGGGACAGGTGGAGCTGGATTTGCTACTGGAGGCGCAGGTGGAGCAGGCTTTGCTGCTCATACCGCTGGTGGAGTAGGTGCTGGTGGACCTGGATTTGCTGCTCAAACTGCTGTTGGTGGTGCCGGTTTTGCTGctggaggtggagcaggtggaggagtGGGTGTTCATCAGATTGGAGGTGGTGCTGGAGGAACAAGTGTGACTGTCCATCACACTGGACCAGGTGGAGCTTCACTTATTGGTCAACAAGCCGGTGGAGTAGGAGCAGTGGTTCACCAGACAGGAGGCGGACTTGGTGCCGGTGTAACTGTTCACCAGACAGGAGGTGGTGCTGGCTTTGGCGTTCAAACTGGAGGTGCAGCAGGTTTAGGTGGTACCAGGGTAACTGTCCACCAATCTGGAGGTGGAGCTGGTTTTGGGGTTCAAACTggaggtggtgtgggtggtgctGGAGTTACAGTTCATCATACTGGAGCTGGAGCTGGGTTTGGCACTCAGACTGGTGGAGGTGCCTTTGCTTCTCAACAAACAGGAGGGCTAGCTACTTCTGGTGTCCACCAGACTGGAGGAACCTCACTGTCCTTTGGTAGTGGCAGCCCTGGCGGCATTTCTGTTCATCATTCTGGTTCCCCGACTAGTGCTGGAGTCACCCCCGGCCCTGTGGCAAGCGCCTTGGTCTCTGGCCCTACCTTTGGAGCAGGTAACCAGGTATCAGTAGGTCAGGCAGGTGTGGGTGGTGTTGCTACTGGTTTTACAGGCACCCAGGGAACTGCAGCATTTGGTGGAAGTGCTCAGGGAGGCTTTGGCGGTCTTGGAGGAGTCCAGGGAGGGATAGGGTTTGGAGCTGGCCAAGGAGCAGGAGTTGGTGCTACCCAGGGTGTAGGATTTGGAGGACAAGGAGCAGGAGTTGGAGGCTTTGCTGGCAGTGCTCAGGGAGGAATCGGCTTTGGAGGTGGACGAGAGGCAGGATTTGGAGCGACACAAGTCAGTATTGGAGGTAGCCATGGAGCTGGATTTGGAGGTGGTACAGCAGCACCAGGATTCGCAGGTGCCCAGGGTGGAGTAGGATTCGAAAGTGGTCAAGGAGCCATAGGATTTGGTAGTACCCAAAGTGGAGTAGGATTCGGAACTACACAAATTAGTGTTGGAGGTGCCCAAGGATCAGGATTTGGAACTACAAGTGCCCAAGCTCTGACATCTGGTTTTGGAGGGGGTGTTTCAGTGACTCCATCTAGTGTAACTCCCACAGCAAGTCCTTTTGTATCTACACCAAGTCCTGTAAGTCATTCTGTGACTCCTCCTGGTGTAACTCCTGCAAGTCCCTTTTTATCTAGTACAGGCTTTTCCGTAACTCCTTCAAGTGTCTCCCCCACAGCAAGTCCTCTAGTATCTGTTTCAGTGACTCCCCACAGTGTAACTCCCGCACCATTTACTCCGGGTCCTGGAGGTGTTTCAGTGACTCCCCACAGTGTAACTCCCGCACCATTTACTCCGGGTCCTGGAGGTGTTTCAGTGACTCCCCACAGTGTAACTCCCGCACCATTTACTCCGGGTCCTGGAGGTGTTTCAGTGACTCCCCACAGTGTAACTCCCGCACCATTTACTCCGGGTCCTGGAGGTGTTTCAGTGACTCCCCACAGTGTAACTCCTGCACCATTTACTCCGGGTTCTGGGGGAGGTTTTTCAGTGACACCTAGTATAACTCCTATAATTCCTACAGAAAGTCCATTTGTATCCAGCACACACTTTTCTGTGACAACTCCAAGTCCTCCAGTAACTGGCGGTGGCTTTTCCGTAACTTCTCCAAGTGTAACTCCTACAGGAAGCCCTTTCGTGTCCAGCACTAGCTTTTCCGTGACTCCTTCTAGTATAACCCCCACAGCAAGCCCACTTGTTTCTGGAGGAGACGTTGGAGGAGTTAGCCAAGTCAGTTTTCACTCAGGAGCAGCCAGTGGTGGGTTTGACATCCCTGGATTTAGTGCTGGCATCGCATCGCAGGGCTCAGTTCCCTTCTCGAACAGAGTGGATGACGTGGCCATTCAAGCAGGAGGCATTGGCAGCGGACAAGCAGGAGCAGGATTTGGAGGACAATCAATAGGATTTGTTGGACAAACAACAGGATTTGGAGGACAAGAAGTAGGATTTGGAGGACCACCAGCAGGACTTGGAGGACCACCAGCAGGATTTGGAGGACCACCAGCAGGATTTGGAGGACCACCAGCAGGATTTGGAGGACCACCAGCAGGATTTGGAGGACCACCAGCAGGATTTGGAGGACCACCAGCAGAATTTGGAGGACCACCAGCAGGATTTGGAGGACCACCAGCAGGATTTGGTGGTCAAGGATTTGCAGGTGGAGAAGTAGGTGCTGGATTTGGAGGACAAGCAGGAGCAGGATTTGGAGGACAAGAAATAGGATTTGGTGACCAAGCAGGCTTTGGAGGTGGCCAGAGTTTCACAAGTGGACCCATAGCAAGCCCCTTGGTATCTGATCCTTCATTTGGAGCTGGCCAGGCAGGACCAGGCTTTGACGTCGGTCCTGGACCCGGCTTTGGCGCACAAGATGCAGGGTTTGGAGGTGGCCAGAGTTTCACAAGTGGACCCATAGCAAGCCCTTTGGTATCTGATCCTTCATTTGGAGCTGGCCAGGCAGGACCAGGCTTTGACGTCGGTCCTGGACCCGGCTTTGGCGCACAAGATGTAGGGTTTGGAGGTGGCCAGAGTTTCACAAGTGGACCCATAGCAAGCCCTTTGGTATCTGATCCTTCATTTGGAGCTGGCCAGGCAGGACCAGGCTTTGACGTCGGTCCTGGACCCGGCTTTGGCGCACAAGATGCAGGGTTTGGAGGTGGCCAGAGTTTCACAAGTGGACCCATAGCAAGCCCCTTGGTATCTGATCCTTCATTTGGAGCTGGCCAGGCTGGACCAGGCTTTGACGTCGGTCCTGGACCCGGATTTGGCGGCGGTCAAGGAGGGTTTGTAGACAATCAGATTTCCTTTGGAGGTGATCCAGGATTCATCGGCGGCCAGCCAGATCTTGGTGCTGGAGTGAGCTTTGGCCCTGTGACACCTGAGCCTATTTTTGAGGGTGGCCAGGCTGGACCAGGATTTGGAGCAGGAGCAGGGTTCGGTGATACTCAAGCTAGATTTAGGACTGACCTGGGGTTTGAAGTGGGTCCAGGATTCGGAGGTGGTCCAGGACTCGTTGCTGGCCATGCGGGTCCAGGATTTGGCGGAGGCCCAGCAGAAGTAAACTTTGATGGCACTCTGAATATAGACATTGGAGGAGGCCCGGGAGGTGCAGGATTTGCAGGTGGTCAAGCAGGGTTTGCAAGCAATCAGATAGGAATTGGAGGTGGTCCAGGATTTCCAGTGGGCCCTACAGCAAGTCCCTTAATTGCCGATCCATCATTCGCCGCAAGCGGAGGCCAAGGGGCGGCTGCCGCATTTGGCCACTCTGCCGGTGGACTGGGGGCTCCATTTGATGGCCAGTTCGCAGGGCCTGGCGGAGGCTTCGGCTTTGGCCCCGGACCCGTTGCGAATGCCTTGATCTCGGCTCCAATTCTCAGCTCAGAGCAGGTTGCAAGTCAAGGCTTCATTGGCAACCAACTCGGCAGCGCAGGCGTTGCTGCCAGAAGCAACTTGGCTGGCCCTACGGTGGAGTTCCAGATCGGCCAGCCCCTCGCAGCTGCAACCGTGAGGGGAGCGCCCGCGACCTCGCAAGCTGGCGTCCTCTCGAGCCTGGTCAACGCAAACCAACCGGCGCTCCACCTGATCCCCGCCCAGTCCATCATCCCAATCGGCCAGGTAGCGCAAGCCTAA
- the LOC113819979 gene encoding fibroin heavy chain isoform X18 → MNTRRPSTMDTIRLLVVGVCLVTWAAPVQARAQGYRYSSPEDDRSLGSDEDYDDPSYAFRYDVEDTYSGNFFGHYETREGDDTDGGYYVLLPDGRRQKVIYEVEGDSGFLSQVTYEGDAGTYFSTFNHGHRGVGGGRGVGGGAGSFGGRITSGGGAGGGRGVGGGGFGVSGFASGRGVGGGAGFTSSGGVQVGGGGEGEGEEGEEQEGGEGGEGAGRAEAVVSQTGPAVGSGASVAVHHVGDGVGAGGAGFATGGVGAGGAGFATGGGLGAGGAGFATGGGVGAGGASFAAHTAGGVGAGGAGFATGGVGTSGAGFATGGGLGAGGAGFATGGGVGTSGAGFATGGGVGAGGAGFATGGVGTSGAGFATGGGLGAGGAGFATGGAGGAGFATGGGVGTGGAGFATGGAGGAGFAAHTAGGVGAGGPGFAAQTAVGGAGFAAGGGAGGGVGVHQIGGGAGGTSVTVHHTGPGGASLIGQQAGGVGAVVHQTGGGLGAGVTVHQTGGGAGFGVQTGGAAGLGGTRVTVHQSGGGAGFGVQTGGGVGGAGVTVHHTGAGAGFGTQTGGGAFASQQTGGLATSGVHQTGGTSLSFGSGSPGGISVHHSGSPTSAGVTPGPVASALVSGPTFGAGNQVSVGQAGVGGVATGFTGTQGTAAFGGSAQGGFGGLGGVQGGIGFGAGQGAGVGATQGVGFGGQGAGVGGFAGSAQGGIGFGGGREAGFGATQVSIGGSHGAGFGGGTAAPGFAGAQGGVGFESGQGAIGFGSTQSGVGFGTTQISVGGAQGSGFGTTSAQALTSGFGGGVSVTPSSVTPTASPFVSTPSPVSHSVTPPGVTPASPFLSSTGFSVTPSSVSPTASPLVSVSVTPHSVTPAPFTPGPGGVSVTPHSVTPAPFTPGPGGVSVTPHSVTPAPFTPGPGGVSVTPHSVTPAPFTPGPGGVSVTPHSVTPAPFTPGSGGGFSVTPSITPIIPTESPFVSSTHFSVTTPSPPVTGGGFSVTSPSVTPTGSPFVSSTSFSVTPSSITPTASPLVSGGDVGGVSQVSFHSGAASGGFDIPGFSAGIASQGSVPFSNRVDDVAIQAGGIGSGQAGAGFGGQSIGFVGQTTGFGGQEVGFGGPPAGLGGPPAGFGGPPAGFGGPPAGFGGPPAGFGGPPAGFGGPPAEFGGPPAGFGGPPAGFGGQGFAGGEVGAGFGGQAGAGFGGQEIGFGDQAGFGGGQSFTSGPIASPLVSDPSFGAGQAGPGFDVGPGPGFGAQDAGFGGGQSFTSGPIASPLVSDPSFGAGQAGPGFDVGPGPGFGAQDVGFGGGQSFTSGPIASPLVSDPSFGAGQAGPGFDVGPGPGFGAQDAGFGGGQSFTSGPIASPLVSDPSFGAGQAGPGFDVGPGPGFGGGQGGFVDNQISFGGDPGFIGGQPDLGAGVSFGPVTPEPIFEGGQAGPGFGAGAGFGDTQARFRTDLGFEVGPGFGGGPGLVAGHAGPGFGGGPAEVNFDGTLNIDIGGGPGGAGFAGGQAGFASNQIGIGGGPGFPVGPTASPLIADPSFAASGGQGAAAAFGHSAGGLGAPFDGQFAGPGGGFGFGPGPVANALISAPILSSEQVASQGFIGNQLGSAGVAARSNLAGPTVEFQIGQPLAAATVRGAPATSQAGVLSSLVNANQPALHLIPAQSIIPIGQVAQA, encoded by the exons GATGACCGGTCGTTAGGCAGCGACGAAGACTATGACGACCCGAGTTATGCCTTCAG GTACGACGTCGAGGACACCTACTCCGGCAACTTCTTCGGGCACTACGAGACACGCGAAGGAGACGACACCGACGGCggctactacgtcctccttcccgacggtcgcaGACAGAAAGTCATTTACGAAGTCGAGGGGGACTCCGGGTTCCTCTCGCAGGTGACTTACGAAGGGGATGCCGGAACCTACTTCAGCACCTTCAACCACGGGCATAGAGGagtcggaggagggagaggagttggaggaggagcgGGTTCCTTTGGAGGCAGGATTACttctggaggaggagcaggaggaggaagaggagttggaggaggagggttcgGAGTCTCTGGTTTTGCGtcgggaagaggagtaggaggaggtgctGGTTTTACTTCCTCAGGAGGGGTTCaagtaggaggtggtggtgagggtgaaggtgaagaaggagaggaacaagagggtggagaaggtggagagggagccgGAAGAGCAGAAGCTGTCGTTAGCCAAACAGGACCTGCAGTTGGAAGTGGGGCGAGTGTCGCTGTCCATCATGTTGGAGATGGAGTTGGCGCAG GTGGAGCCGGATTTGCTACTGGTGGAGTAGGTGCAGGTGGAGCCGGATTTGCTACTGGAGGTGGATTAGGTGCAGGTGGAGCCGGATTTGCCACTGGAGGAGGAGTTGGCGCAGGTGGAGCTAGCTTTGCTGCTCACACCGCTGGTGGAGTAGGTGCAGGTGGAGCTGGATTTGCTACTGGAGGAGTAGGCACAAGTGGAGCTGGATTTGCCACTGGAGGTGGATTAG GTGCAGGTGGAGCTGGATTTGCCACTGGAGGTGGAGTAGGCACAAGTGGAGCCGGATTTGCCACTGGAGGTGGAGTTGGCGCAGGTGGAGCTGGATTTGCTACTGGAGGAGTAGGCACAAGTGGAGCTGGATTTGCCACTGGAGGTGGATTAG GTGCAGGTGGAGCTGGATTTGCCACTGGAG gtgcaggtggagccGGATTTGCCACTGGAGGTGGAGTGGGGACAGGTGGAGCTGGATTTGCTACTGGAGGCGCAGGTGGAGCAGGCTTTGCTGCTCATACCGCTGGTGGAGTAGGTGCTGGTGGACCTGGATTTGCTGCTCAAACTGCTGTTGGTGGTGCCGGTTTTGCTGctggaggtggagcaggtggaggagtGGGTGTTCATCAGATTGGAGGTGGTGCTGGAGGAACAAGTGTGACTGTCCATCACACTGGACCAGGTGGAGCTTCACTTATTGGTCAACAAGCCGGTGGAGTAGGAGCAGTGGTTCACCAGACAGGAGGCGGACTTGGTGCCGGTGTAACTGTTCACCAGACAGGAGGTGGTGCTGGCTTTGGCGTTCAAACTGGAGGTGCAGCAGGTTTAGGTGGTACCAGGGTAACTGTCCACCAATCTGGAGGTGGAGCTGGTTTTGGGGTTCAAACTggaggtggtgtgggtggtgctGGAGTTACAGTTCATCATACTGGAGCTGGAGCTGGGTTTGGCACTCAGACTGGTGGAGGTGCCTTTGCTTCTCAACAAACAGGAGGGCTAGCTACTTCTGGTGTCCACCAGACTGGAGGAACCTCACTGTCCTTTGGTAGTGGCAGCCCTGGCGGCATTTCTGTTCATCATTCTGGTTCCCCGACTAGTGCTGGAGTCACCCCCGGCCCTGTGGCAAGCGCCTTGGTCTCTGGCCCTACCTTTGGAGCAGGTAACCAGGTATCAGTAGGTCAGGCAGGTGTGGGTGGTGTTGCTACTGGTTTTACAGGCACCCAGGGAACTGCAGCATTTGGTGGAAGTGCTCAGGGAGGCTTTGGCGGTCTTGGAGGAGTCCAGGGAGGGATAGGGTTTGGAGCTGGCCAAGGAGCAGGAGTTGGTGCTACCCAGGGTGTAGGATTTGGAGGACAAGGAGCAGGAGTTGGAGGCTTTGCTGGCAGTGCTCAGGGAGGAATCGGCTTTGGAGGTGGACGAGAGGCAGGATTTGGAGCGACACAAGTCAGTATTGGAGGTAGCCATGGAGCTGGATTTGGAGGTGGTACAGCAGCACCAGGATTCGCAGGTGCCCAGGGTGGAGTAGGATTCGAAAGTGGTCAAGGAGCCATAGGATTTGGTAGTACCCAAAGTGGAGTAGGATTCGGAACTACACAAATTAGTGTTGGAGGTGCCCAAGGATCAGGATTTGGAACTACAAGTGCCCAAGCTCTGACATCTGGTTTTGGAGGGGGTGTTTCAGTGACTCCATCTAGTGTAACTCCCACAGCAAGTCCTTTTGTATCTACACCAAGTCCTGTAAGTCATTCTGTGACTCCTCCTGGTGTAACTCCTGCAAGTCCCTTTTTATCTAGTACAGGCTTTTCCGTAACTCCTTCAAGTGTCTCCCCCACAGCAAGTCCTCTAGTATCTGTTTCAGTGACTCCCCACAGTGTAACTCCCGCACCATTTACTCCGGGTCCTGGAGGTGTTTCAGTGACTCCCCACAGTGTAACTCCCGCACCATTTACTCCGGGTCCTGGAGGTGTTTCAGTGACTCCCCACAGTGTAACTCCCGCACCATTTACTCCGGGTCCTGGAGGTGTTTCAGTGACTCCCCACAGTGTAACTCCCGCACCATTTACTCCGGGTCCTGGAGGTGTTTCAGTGACTCCCCACAGTGTAACTCCTGCACCATTTACTCCGGGTTCTGGGGGAGGTTTTTCAGTGACACCTAGTATAACTCCTATAATTCCTACAGAAAGTCCATTTGTATCCAGCACACACTTTTCTGTGACAACTCCAAGTCCTCCAGTAACTGGCGGTGGCTTTTCCGTAACTTCTCCAAGTGTAACTCCTACAGGAAGCCCTTTCGTGTCCAGCACTAGCTTTTCCGTGACTCCTTCTAGTATAACCCCCACAGCAAGCCCACTTGTTTCTGGAGGAGACGTTGGAGGAGTTAGCCAAGTCAGTTTTCACTCAGGAGCAGCCAGTGGTGGGTTTGACATCCCTGGATTTAGTGCTGGCATCGCATCGCAGGGCTCAGTTCCCTTCTCGAACAGAGTGGATGACGTGGCCATTCAAGCAGGAGGCATTGGCAGCGGACAAGCAGGAGCAGGATTTGGAGGACAATCAATAGGATTTGTTGGACAAACAACAGGATTTGGAGGACAAGAAGTAGGATTTGGAGGACCACCAGCAGGACTTGGAGGACCACCAGCAGGATTTGGAGGACCACCAGCAGGATTTGGAGGACCACCAGCAGGATTTGGAGGACCACCAGCAGGATTTGGAGGACCACCAGCAGGATTTGGAGGACCACCAGCAGAATTTGGAGGACCACCAGCAGGATTTGGAGGACCACCAGCAGGATTTGGTGGTCAAGGATTTGCAGGTGGAGAAGTAGGTGCTGGATTTGGAGGACAAGCAGGAGCAGGATTTGGAGGACAAGAAATAGGATTTGGTGACCAAGCAGGCTTTGGAGGTGGCCAGAGTTTCACAAGTGGACCCATAGCAAGCCCCTTGGTATCTGATCCTTCATTTGGAGCTGGCCAGGCAGGACCAGGCTTTGACGTCGGTCCTGGACCCGGCTTTGGCGCACAAGATGCAGGGTTTGGAGGTGGCCAGAGTTTCACAAGTGGACCCATAGCAAGCCCTTTGGTATCTGATCCTTCATTTGGAGCTGGCCAGGCAGGACCAGGCTTTGACGTCGGTCCTGGACCCGGCTTTGGCGCACAAGATGTAGGGTTTGGAGGTGGCCAGAGTTTCACAAGTGGACCCATAGCAAGCCCTTTGGTATCTGATCCTTCATTTGGAGCTGGCCAGGCAGGACCAGGCTTTGACGTCGGTCCTGGACCCGGCTTTGGCGCACAAGATGCAGGGTTTGGAGGTGGCCAGAGTTTCACAAGTGGACCCATAGCAAGCCCCTTGGTATCTGATCCTTCATTTGGAGCTGGCCAGGCTGGACCAGGCTTTGACGTCGGTCCTGGACCCGGATTTGGCGGCGGTCAAGGAGGGTTTGTAGACAATCAGATTTCCTTTGGAGGTGATCCAGGATTCATCGGCGGCCAGCCAGATCTTGGTGCTGGAGTGAGCTTTGGCCCTGTGACACCTGAGCCTATTTTTGAGGGTGGCCAGGCTGGACCAGGATTTGGAGCAGGAGCAGGGTTCGGTGATACTCAAGCTAGATTTAGGACTGACCTGGGGTTTGAAGTGGGTCCAGGATTCGGAGGTGGTCCAGGACTCGTTGCTGGCCATGCGGGTCCAGGATTTGGCGGAGGCCCAGCAGAAGTAAACTTTGATGGCACTCTGAATATAGACATTGGAGGAGGCCCGGGAGGTGCAGGATTTGCAGGTGGTCAAGCAGGGTTTGCAAGCAATCAGATAGGAATTGGAGGTGGTCCAGGATTTCCAGTGGGCCCTACAGCAAGTCCCTTAATTGCCGATCCATCATTCGCCGCAAGCGGAGGCCAAGGGGCGGCTGCCGCATTTGGCCACTCTGCCGGTGGACTGGGGGCTCCATTTGATGGCCAGTTCGCAGGGCCTGGCGGAGGCTTCGGCTTTGGCCCCGGACCCGTTGCGAATGCCTTGATCTCGGCTCCAATTCTCAGCTCAGAGCAGGTTGCAAGTCAAGGCTTCATTGGCAACCAACTCGGCAGCGCAGGCGTTGCTGCCAGAAGCAACTTGGCTGGCCCTACGGTGGAGTTCCAGATCGGCCAGCCCCTCGCAGCTGCAACCGTGAGGGGAGCGCCCGCGACCTCGCAAGCTGGCGTCCTCTCGAGCCTGGTCAACGCAAACCAACCGGCGCTCCACCTGATCCCCGCCCAGTCCATCATCCCAATCGGCCAGGTAGCGCAAGCCTAA